A window of the Chionomys nivalis chromosome 25, mChiNiv1.1, whole genome shotgun sequence genome harbors these coding sequences:
- the LOC130866181 gene encoding protein FAM186A-like, which produces MLDRIDQYQKRVMRFWTDKQKELEQRRKQCLWSMTQVFSQIEKVFKLNLSQPVPLVSGFKQIPDFTKIQRPVLELFTEDNKKPDIFKTFGQQTQVESIWNADLSTSSYPIMEKTSLNTLWTQLGGYPDIPRLLQLDIQWTFRKALASLQSQSEKIPK; this is translated from the coding sequence ATGCTGGACAGAATTGATCAataccagaagagggtgatgCGGTTCTGGACAGACAAGCAGAAGGAACTAGAACAGAGGCGGAAGCAGTGCCTGTGGTCCATGACGCAGGTATTCAGCCAGATCGAAAAGGTGTTTAAACTAAATCTTAGCCAGCCTGTGCCCTTGGTCTCTGGCTTTAAGCAGATACCCGATTTTACCAAAATTCAACGTCCAGTCTTGGAGTTATTCACTGAAGACAACAAAAAGCCCGACATTTTCAAGACCTTTGGACAGCAGACTCAGGTGGAGTCCATCTGGAATGCTGACCTGTCCACTTCAAGCTACCCGATAATGGAGAAGACATCTTTGAATACACTCTGGACACAGCTGGGAGGGTACCCGGATATTCCCCGGCTGCTGCAGTTAGATATTCAATGGACCTTCAGAAAAGCTCTTGCTTCCCTTCAGTCACAGTCTGAGAAGATTCCCAAGTGA